The following nucleotide sequence is from Mesorhizobium sp. J8.
GCAGTTGCCCGCTCATGAACGAGGCGCGGCCCGGGGCGCAGAGCGGCGAGGCGGTATAGGTGTTGGCGAAGCGCGCCGAGCGCCGAGCGAGCGCCTTCAGATGCGGCGCATGCAGGAACTCGGCCGGGCCGTCCGGGAAGAGCGTGCCGTTGAGCTGATCGACCATGACGATCAGGAAATTGGGTCGCCGGGTGGTCAAGGCAGGCTCCGTCCATTGAGCTTGGTTTCGAGATAGTCTTCGATAAGCGCGATGGCGCTCTGAGCGTTGGGGGTGCCGTCCTTCAGCGCGCGACGGATGTAGAGCCCGTCGATCAGCGCGGCGGTCGCTTCCGCCACGCGGTCGGCCTCGTTCCGCGGCAGAATGCCGGTCAGCCCGCTCATCAGGTTCGAATGCAGCCGGCGCGCGTAAATGCGCAGCAGCCGCCGCAGTTCGGTCGATTTCTGCGCCTCGACATAGAAGGCGAGCCAGGCGGCGATGATCTGAGACTGGAATTGATCGTCGGAAAAGCTGACGGCCACGACCGCCGAGACGCGCTGGCGCGGCGTCGCCGCAAGGCTGAACGCACGCCTCGTGTCAGTGTTGAGCTCGGCGAGGATGTGCCGCATCGTCGCGAACAGCAGCTCGTCCTTGGCGCCGAAATAGTGATGCGCCAGCGCCGACGACACGCCGGCGCGGCCGGCGATCTCCGACATTGTCACGTCCAGCGATCCGCGCTCGCCGATCGCTGAAATCGTCGCATCGATCAGCGCCTTGCGGCGCACTGGCTCCATTCCGATTTTCGGCATTTTGGGGGTCCGGTTCGAGTCGAGATTATTTTTTATTGACTCATCAATCAATAAAAAATCGACACCGGGATCAAACGATCCTGCCGTTCTGGCCCATGCCTTGGGCTGGAAAACAGTTCACCATTGAACAATATTGAATCACGTGCCGCGAAGGATCGTGCTAGGCTGCGGCGCAAATGGAGGCTGCCATGACCGCATGCATCGTCGGCTGGGCGCATTCGCGCTTCGGCAAGCTCGAAGGCGAGACGCTGGAGGGCCTGATCACCAAGGTTGCCGTCGAGGCGCTCGACCATGCCGGCATCGGCCCCGACGATGTCGACGAGATCGTGCTTGGTCATTTCAATGCCGGCTTCTCGCCGCAGGATTTCACCGCGAGCCTCGTGCTGCAGGCCGACGACCGGCTGCGCTTCAAGCCGGCGACGCGCGTCGAGAATGCCTGCGCCACTGGCTCGGCCGCGGTCCGGCAGGGTATCCGCACCATCGACGCCAACGCCGCCCGCATCGTGCTGGTAGTCGGCGCCGAGCAGATGACGACGACGCCTGGTCCCGAGATCGGCAAGAACCTGCTCAAGGCCTCCTACCTGCCGGAAGATGGCGACACGCCGGCCGGCTTTGCTGGGGTCTTCGGCAAGATCGCGCAGGCCTATTTCCAACGTTATGGCGATCAGTCGGATGCGCTGGCCATGATCGCCGCCAAGAACCACAAAAACGGCGTCGACAACCCCTATGCGCAGATGCGCAAGGATTTCGGCTATGAATTCTGCCGCCAGGAGAGCGAGAAGAACCCGTTCGTTGCCGGACCGTTGAAGCGTACCGATTGCTCGCTGGTCTCGGACGGCGCCGCGGCCCTTGTGCTTACCGACACGGCGACGGCGCTGAAGATGCGCCGCGCCGTGACCTTCCGCGCCAACGAGCATGTGCAGGATTTCCTGCCGATGTCGAAGCGCGACATTCTTTCTTTCGAAGGCTGCGAGCGCGCTTGGGAGCAGGCGCTGAAGAAGGCCGGGGTCACGCTCGACGACCTTTCCTTCGTCGAGACGCATGACTGCTTCACCATCGCCGAACTCATCGAATACGAGGCGATGGGCCTTGCCAAGCCAGGCGAGGGCGCCAGGCTGGCGCTGGATGGCGCGACGGCCAAGGACGGCCGCCTGCCGGTCAATCCGTCCGGCGGCCTGAAGGCCAAGGGCCACCCGATCGGCGCCACCGGCGTGTCGATGCATGTGCTGACCGCCATGCAGTTGACCGGTGAGGCCGGAGGCATCCAGGTTCCGGGCGCCAAACTCGGCGGCATCTTCAACATGGGTGGTGCCGCGGTCGCCAACTACGTTTCCATCCTCGACCGGATCAGGTAGAAGCGGCCCGCATTAAAAGCGCCCCAGGGCGCGTGCGGGAGGCAGCATGTCCAATCCGGTTCTGGTCGAAGTCACGCGCGGCGCGGTGGTCGAAAGCAGGCACCGCGGCGCGGTTTCGGTCTTCGACGCCGACGGCAAGCCCGTCTGGGAGATCGGCGACACCGACCGTCCGGTTTTTCCGCGCTCGGCGGTGAAGGCGATCCAGGCGCTGCCGCTGGTCGAATCGGGTGCTGCCGACGCTTATGGTTTCGGCGACCGCGAACTGGCGCTGGCCTGCGCCTCGCATTCGGGCGAGCCGGCCCATGTCGAACTGGCTGCGGCGATGCTCGCCAGGGCCGGCCTGGACAAGACCGCGCTCGAATGCGGCGCGCATTGGCCATCGAGCCATGCCGCCGAAATCGCGCTGGCTCGCGCCGGCGGTGTGCCCAATGCTTTGCACAACAACTGCTCCGGCAAGCATTCCGGCTTCCTCTGCACCTGCGTTCATGCCGGCATCGCGCACGCTGGCTATGTCAAGGCTGGCCACGCGCAGCAGGAGATGGTGCGCGACGCCATGCAATCCGTGACTGGCGCGGCGCACGGCGTCGACAACAGCGGCATCGACGGTTGCTCGATCCCGACCTATGCCGTGCCGTTGAAGAGTTTTGCGCTGGGCTTTGCCCGCATGGCGACGGGCAGAGGCTTTTCGCCCGAGCGCGCCAAGGCCGCGAAGCGGCTGCTTTCGGCCTGCATGGCGGAGCCGTTTCTGGTCGCCGGCACCGGCAAGGCCGACGTCGCGCTGATGCAGGCCGCGCCCCGCCGCATCTTCGTCAAGACCGGCGCCGAAGGTGTCTATTGCGCGGCCTTGCCCGAGCTCGGTCTTGGCATCGCGCTCAAATGCGACGACGGCGCCGCCAGAGCGGCCGAAGTGATGATCGCCTCGGTGCTGGCGAAGCTGCTGCGCGATGATGAAGCGGTAGCGGCAAAGCTCACCCAGCTCGCCCATCCTGCAGTCGAAAGCCGCGTCGGCGCCGAGGTCGGCTCGCTGCGCCCGACGGCGGCGCTCAACTAGCGCACGGACTTGCTCACCCGCATCGGCCTTGCGGGTGAGCCCATGACAAAAAAATGTTCTAGTTTCCGTGACTGTCAAACGGCCGCCGGGTGCTGACCATGCTGGAAGCGGACAAGGTGTTTGCCGGGTCGATCCCGGAAAATTACGACCGCCATATGGTGCCGTTGATCTTCGAGGCCTATGCCGCCGAGACCGCACGGCGGGCGGCGTCCTTCTCACCTTTAGCCGTATTGGAAACCGCCGCGGGCACCGGAGCCGTTACCCGCGCGCTGGCGCCACGGCTTCCTTCAGGCGCAAGCTACGCCGTAACCGACCTCAACCAGCCGATGCTCGACTATGCCGCTTCGCGGCAGGGACCGGACAGCCGCATCACGTGGCGCCAGGCGGATGCGTTGAACCTCCCCTTCGACGACGCGTCCTTCGACCTCGTCTGCTGTCAGTTCGGCGCCATGTTCTTTCCCGATCGCGTGGCGGCCTACCGCGAGGCGAAGCGGGTTCTGAAGCCCGGCGGACGTTTCCTGTTCAGCGTATGGGATCGCATCGAGGAGAACATATTCGCAAACGACGTGACGAATGCTCTGGCAACGATCTTTCCGCACGATCCGCCGCGTTTCCTGGCGCGCACGCCGCATGGCTATCACGACAAGGATCTGATCCGGAGCGATCTAGCTGCCGCTGGGTTCTCCGACGTGACGATCGACACCCGGGCCGAGCAGAGCCGCGCATCCTCGCCGCGGGTTCCGGCCATCGCCTATTGCCAGGGAACAGTGCTCCGCAATGAGATCGAGGCCAGGGAGGCAGGACGATTGGCATCCGCGACCGACTACGCCGAATCCGTGATCGCTGACAGGCACGGCCGCGGTGAGGTCGCCGCCAAGATCCAGGCCCACATTATCGTCGCTGCGGCCTAGCTCACCTTGTTCCGCTCGACGGTCAGATGCGCGTAGCCGGTGTCGGTTGACTGGGACAGGTCCCCGGTCACCGGATCGGCCCAGCGCTGGCCGATGATGGCGCCATTGCTCGCTCCCTCGATGACATTGTCCGAGATGACGGCGCTGCCGGACCCTTCGACGACCGAAACGACGATGCCGGTGCCTGCCTTACGGATGATGTTGCCGGTCGCCACGACATTGCGCAGATAGGGGCCCCAGCCGAGCTGCATGCCGTAGAGCGGCGCGTTCTCGACGACGTTGCCGGAGACGGTTGTGTCAGCCTCGGCGCTGATGCCGACGCCGAAGCCCGGCGGATCGGCGGTGTAGGGACCGGTGGTCGAGAGGTTGCGCACGATGTTGTTCGAGCAGACCGCCATGCGGCCGCCTTCGTTGAAATTGACGATCGAGATGCCGTTGGCGGCTCCGTCGACCAGATTGTTGCTGAGGACCGCGCCTTCGAAGGAGAATTCCGAATAGATCCCGGTCTCGCCCGAGCGCGAGCAGGTGTTGCCGGTGATCTGCAGATTGCTGGCGCTGTTGGCGCGGATCGCGGTGAAGGCGCAGTCGGAGACGACATTGCCGGAGATGATGACGTTGCCGGCGCGGAAGGCGTTGATGCCGTTGCCGTTCTGGCCGGTACCGCCGCTGCGCGCGCCGATCCGCTGGACGCGGTTGCCGCTGACGATGGTGCCGTCCTCCGCCGCCTGCCAGCGATGCACCAGGATGCCGCCATTGGCGCAGTCGGATACGCTGTTGCCGGAAATCTCCAGCCCACCGGCCTCGACCGAATAGATGCCGGCGTCCGCCGCGCCCGAAATATCGCAGCGGCCCACCCGGCCGACGGCATGCTCGAGCGCCAGCCCGTTCTTGCCGCTGCCGGTCACCTGGCAATTGTCGATTGTCAGATGGCCGACGCGGCGCAGGTCGAGCAGCCCTTGCGTGTAGTCTGCCAGCCAGCGGTTGGCGCCGTCGAACACCAGGCCGCTGAGCTCGATATGCTCGGCCTGTTCGGCCATCATCAGATGGCCGTTGCCGCCATAGACGATGCGCGTCGCGCCGGGCACGCCCGACAGACGCACGCGGCCAGGCAGCTTCAGGTTGGAGACCTGATAGGTGCCGGGCGGCAGGAACACCGGCTGGTCGCGGTCGCTGGCCTCAGCCAGCATCCTGGCGAAAGCCTTGCTCTGGTCGTCGATTGCGCCCGGCTGCACGCCGATCTCGGTCGCATTGATCGAGCCGCGCATCGCTGCCATCTCAATGCCCGGCAGCGACTTCGCCGATGCTTTGCCCGCGAAGACGCCGGCGACGGCAAGGCCAACGGTCCGGGCAAGCAGCGTTCGTCTGTTCAACATCGGCACAGGTCCTGGCGTTTCGCCGTGCACGTCGCAGGAATCGTGCCAGGGCAGGCGCTTTGCCAAATCGCTTGTGCCGTCGCCCCGCCAAGCCTAAGTTCACTTTATGAGCAGAGCTTTTACCCGCGAAGAAGACAGCGAAAACGCCATTGCCGGCGTCGGCGAACGGCCTATCAGCACGCACCGCAATCTGGTGACGGAGCGCGGCCTGGCGATGATCGAGGACAATCTCGCCGACCTGCGCGACATATTGGCCAAGGCCGAAAGGAAGGGCGACCGCGAACGCATCGCGGTTGTGTCCCGCGACCTGCGCTATTGGACCGCGCGACGCGAGAGCGCGGAGCTTTCCGTGCCCGAGCCGGGCAGCGACGTGGTGCGCTTCGGCATGGGCGTGACGCTGGAGGGCGACGACGGCAAGAAGGTGCATTGGCGCATCGTCGGCGAGGACGAGGCCGATCCGTCCAAGGGCAGCATTTCCCACGTCTCGCCGATGGCCGTGGCGCTGTTCGGCAAGAAGGTCGGCGAGGTCGTCACCGTCAACGGCAAGGAATGGGAAATCGTCAAGCTCTCGGACAAGGCCGAGAACTAGCAGCCAAGCCTGCTTGCCAGCTGCAGCAATTCAGCTTCGTATTTGTCCATGATATCGCGAGCGGCGTTCATTTGCCGTTGGTGGTTGTCGTGGCGGATCGGCTTTAGAATGACGCCGTCGTCGGTTTCGACGATCTGGAACTCATCGCCGACTTGAAGGGTCGAGCTGTCAAGCATTTCTCGGGGCAGAAGCAAGACGCCCGATCCGTCCTCAAGCCTGTGGGTGGTTGTCTTGAACATCATCGCGCCATGGTTGCATGC
It contains:
- a CDS encoding AbrB/MazE/SpoVT family DNA-binding domain-containing protein — translated: MFYENACNHGAMMFKTTTHRLEDGSGVLLLPREMLDSSTLQVGDEFQIVETDDGVILKPIRHDNHQRQMNAARDIMDKYEAELLQLASRLGC
- a CDS encoding asparaginase, with amino-acid sequence MSNPVLVEVTRGAVVESRHRGAVSVFDADGKPVWEIGDTDRPVFPRSAVKAIQALPLVESGAADAYGFGDRELALACASHSGEPAHVELAAAMLARAGLDKTALECGAHWPSSHAAEIALARAGGVPNALHNNCSGKHSGFLCTCVHAGIAHAGYVKAGHAQQEMVRDAMQSVTGAAHGVDNSGIDGCSIPTYAVPLKSFALGFARMATGRGFSPERAKAAKRLLSACMAEPFLVAGTGKADVALMQAAPRRIFVKTGAEGVYCAALPELGLGIALKCDDGAARAAEVMIASVLAKLLRDDEAVAAKLTQLAHPAVESRVGAEVGSLRPTAALN
- the betI gene encoding transcriptional regulator BetI, translated to MPKIGMEPVRRKALIDATISAIGERGSLDVTMSEIAGRAGVSSALAHHYFGAKDELLFATMRHILAELNTDTRRAFSLAATPRQRVSAVVAVSFSDDQFQSQIIAAWLAFYVEAQKSTELRRLLRIYARRLHSNLMSGLTGILPRNEADRVAEATAALIDGLYIRRALKDGTPNAQSAIALIEDYLETKLNGRSLP
- a CDS encoding TIGR03808 family TAT-translocated repetitive protein: MLNRRTLLARTVGLAVAGVFAGKASAKSLPGIEMAAMRGSINATEIGVQPGAIDDQSKAFARMLAEASDRDQPVFLPPGTYQVSNLKLPGRVRLSGVPGATRIVYGGNGHLMMAEQAEHIELSGLVFDGANRWLADYTQGLLDLRRVGHLTIDNCQVTGSGKNGLALEHAVGRVGRCDISGAADAGIYSVEAGGLEISGNSVSDCANGGILVHRWQAAEDGTIVSGNRVQRIGARSGGTGQNGNGINAFRAGNVIISGNVVSDCAFTAIRANSASNLQITGNTCSRSGETGIYSEFSFEGAVLSNNLVDGAANGISIVNFNEGGRMAVCSNNIVRNLSTTGPYTADPPGFGVGISAEADTTVSGNVVENAPLYGMQLGWGPYLRNVVATGNIIRKAGTGIVVSVVEGSGSAVISDNVIEGASNGAIIGQRWADPVTGDLSQSTDTGYAHLTVERNKVS
- a CDS encoding acetyl-CoA acetyltransferase, with amino-acid sequence MTACIVGWAHSRFGKLEGETLEGLITKVAVEALDHAGIGPDDVDEIVLGHFNAGFSPQDFTASLVLQADDRLRFKPATRVENACATGSAAVRQGIRTIDANAARIVLVVGAEQMTTTPGPEIGKNLLKASYLPEDGDTPAGFAGVFGKIAQAYFQRYGDQSDALAMIAAKNHKNGVDNPYAQMRKDFGYEFCRQESEKNPFVAGPLKRTDCSLVSDGAAALVLTDTATALKMRRAVTFRANEHVQDFLPMSKRDILSFEGCERAWEQALKKAGVTLDDLSFVETHDCFTIAELIEYEAMGLAKPGEGARLALDGATAKDGRLPVNPSGGLKAKGHPIGATGVSMHVLTAMQLTGEAGGIQVPGAKLGGIFNMGGAAVANYVSILDRIR
- a CDS encoding class I SAM-dependent methyltransferase, with protein sequence MLEADKVFAGSIPENYDRHMVPLIFEAYAAETARRAASFSPLAVLETAAGTGAVTRALAPRLPSGASYAVTDLNQPMLDYAASRQGPDSRITWRQADALNLPFDDASFDLVCCQFGAMFFPDRVAAYREAKRVLKPGGRFLFSVWDRIEENIFANDVTNALATIFPHDPPRFLARTPHGYHDKDLIRSDLAAAGFSDVTIDTRAEQSRASSPRVPAIAYCQGTVLRNEIEAREAGRLASATDYAESVIADRHGRGEVAAKIQAHIIVAAA
- the greA gene encoding transcription elongation factor GreA; protein product: MSRAFTREEDSENAIAGVGERPISTHRNLVTERGLAMIEDNLADLRDILAKAERKGDRERIAVVSRDLRYWTARRESAELSVPEPGSDVVRFGMGVTLEGDDGKKVHWRIVGEDEADPSKGSISHVSPMAVALFGKKVGEVVTVNGKEWEIVKLSDKAEN